From one Candidatus Alcyoniella australis genomic stretch:
- a CDS encoding FHA domain-containing protein, translating into MSEETNTAIDRELFDRWSELNEQKAQIADRIRKMEQRKGEVKEHIYTKVLTDYSVQLREIDEQLDPLKERIEQKKEALIASRDELTDRLNKPQDALDELDFRFELGEFDEQALKEKRADIEREIDHLKQQIARIDEQLKLFDITVDVSDIELPPEPNPIPLDIDDPRHEVDQRDIDAMFDEISNAPIEPERQQPAKDMWPEPEPQPDPEPEPEPIELNQVVSEAAEQLKQELPAEPAPAEKPASPAPGGWDDLDNEFFGSKPAAVVSGSALVLVEPGGQETAFPIEDDVTLIGSDIRCDVLIDEKSIERKHARIYFDKGTCMIKDLGSRNGTFVNGKKIKKSKLAHMDVLKVGNVKLTVRLH; encoded by the coding sequence ATGTCCGAGGAAACAAACACTGCAATCGACCGGGAGCTGTTCGACCGCTGGAGCGAGCTCAACGAACAAAAGGCCCAGATCGCTGATCGCATCCGCAAGATGGAGCAACGCAAGGGCGAGGTCAAAGAGCACATCTATACCAAGGTCCTAACCGACTACAGCGTGCAGCTGCGCGAGATCGATGAGCAGCTCGACCCGCTCAAAGAGCGCATCGAGCAGAAAAAGGAAGCGCTGATCGCCTCGCGCGACGAGCTGACCGACCGGCTGAACAAGCCGCAGGACGCCCTGGACGAGCTGGACTTCCGCTTCGAGCTCGGCGAGTTCGACGAGCAGGCCCTCAAGGAAAAACGCGCTGACATCGAACGCGAGATCGATCACCTCAAGCAGCAGATCGCGCGCATCGACGAGCAGCTCAAACTGTTCGACATCACGGTCGACGTCTCGGACATCGAGCTCCCTCCGGAGCCCAACCCGATCCCCCTGGACATCGACGATCCGCGGCACGAGGTGGACCAGCGCGACATCGACGCGATGTTCGACGAAATCTCCAACGCTCCGATAGAGCCCGAGCGGCAGCAGCCGGCCAAAGATATGTGGCCCGAGCCGGAACCGCAGCCCGATCCCGAGCCGGAGCCCGAGCCGATCGAGTTAAACCAAGTGGTCTCCGAGGCGGCCGAGCAGCTCAAGCAGGAACTGCCCGCCGAGCCCGCGCCCGCTGAAAAGCCCGCCTCCCCGGCCCCGGGCGGCTGGGACGATCTTGACAACGAGTTCTTCGGCAGTAAGCCCGCTGCCGTTGTCAGTGGATCGGCCTTGGTGCTGGTCGAGCCCGGTGGTCAGGAGACCGCGTTCCCCATCGAGGACGACGTGACCCTGATCGGCAGCGACATCCGCTGCGACGTACTGATCGACGAGAAGAGCATCGAACGCAAGCACGCGCGGATCTACTTTGACAAGGGCACTTGCATGATCAAGGACCTGGGCTCGCGCAACGGAACGTTCGTCAACGGCAAGAAGATCAAGAAATCGAAGCTGGCTCACATGGACGTGCTCAAGGTCGGCAACGTCAAACTAACCGTCCGACTGCACTGA
- a CDS encoding GAF domain-containing protein has protein sequence MSSDSYDKDALTKALAEHAQSSGLTKNGVKSGQLVLLHDLTILVSSATDLRIVLQRALQGAVHLTDAEAGSILLRDENTDELVFVEEVGPVGVIGMRLKPGEGITGIVVERGIPEIVDNTTEDDRHSRKVSRQTGYPTRNLLAVPLRAHRNIFGAIEVINKNEGSFTQTDVYLLQALASTIAIAVQNARLYSSLEQIVQQSIDALIQTIDFRDRYTGAHTRRVTYYASIYAKQLGLPRQSFEDMTMAAVLHDIGKLGVADKILGKRATLTPEEYEVMKTHCVYGERILSRIDRFKRSLPGVRSHHEQWNGRGYPDGLSGTQIPLIARIISVADTFDAMTTTRPYRMGKSTHEAADELKKLAGNQLDPRLVGTFIHCLKSGDIRVNRGDYWVPEAMEVLTSIPPMPFDFL, from the coding sequence ATGAGCAGTGATTCGTACGACAAAGATGCTCTAACCAAGGCGCTGGCGGAGCATGCGCAATCCAGCGGGCTGACAAAGAACGGCGTCAAATCCGGACAGCTCGTGCTGCTGCACGATCTTACAATTTTAGTCAGCTCGGCCACGGACCTGCGAATCGTGCTCCAGCGCGCGTTGCAGGGAGCGGTGCATCTCACCGACGCCGAGGCCGGCAGCATTCTGCTGCGCGACGAGAACACCGACGAACTGGTGTTTGTCGAGGAGGTCGGCCCGGTCGGCGTGATCGGTATGCGTCTTAAGCCCGGCGAGGGAATCACCGGGATCGTGGTCGAACGCGGCATCCCCGAGATCGTCGACAACACCACCGAGGACGACCGCCACTCGCGCAAGGTATCGCGCCAGACCGGGTACCCCACGCGCAACCTGCTGGCCGTGCCCCTGCGCGCCCACCGCAACATTTTCGGCGCGATCGAGGTGATCAACAAGAACGAGGGCAGTTTCACTCAGACCGACGTCTACCTGCTGCAGGCCCTGGCCAGCACCATCGCCATCGCCGTGCAGAACGCCCGGCTCTACTCGAGCCTGGAGCAGATCGTACAGCAGAGCATCGACGCCCTGATCCAGACCATCGACTTCCGCGACCGCTACACCGGGGCCCATACCCGACGCGTGACCTACTACGCCTCGATCTACGCCAAGCAGCTCGGGCTGCCGCGGCAGTCGTTCGAGGATATGACCATGGCCGCGGTGCTGCACGACATCGGCAAGCTCGGTGTGGCCGACAAAATATTAGGCAAGCGGGCCACGCTGACCCCGGAAGAATACGAGGTGATGAAGACCCACTGCGTATACGGCGAACGGATCCTCAGCCGCATCGACCGTTTCAAACGCTCGCTGCCCGGGGTCCGCAGCCACCACGAGCAGTGGAACGGGCGCGGCTATCCCGACGGACTGTCCGGTACCCAGATCCCGCTGATCGCGCGGATCATCTCGGTGGCCGATACCTTCGACGCGATGACCACCACGCGGCCCTACCGCATGGGCAAGTCGACCCACGAGGCGGCGGACGAGCTAAAGAAGCTTGCGGGCAACCAGCTGGACCCGCGGCTGGTCGGCACGTTCATCCATTGTTTGAAAAGCGGCGACATCCGGGTCAATCGCGGCGACTACTGGGTGCCCGAGGCAATGGAAGTCCTGACCTCGATTCCGCCGATGCCTTTCGACTTTCTTTAA
- a CDS encoding 4Fe-4S binding protein: protein MSPGRNDRLLEHLSIAPVRFAACEEMDRILDIYLEPGDAELLLSLGHMPVLHGARSIARRAGVEVEHATQRLAQLAERGVIARARLLGRNLYALLPLMPGFFEFTFMKDDNYPPEVKRELQQLWSRYKREHLTPELIGQATLPQRVVPVQQSIAPQQKILTRDHVERIVEGAWKISLGNCACRVAEHNCEMPIETCLSINSFAVLMIQNGFARQISAGQAREVLHQAAQAGLVHAALNCDSHSLILCNCCGCCCVTLGALAKMGRERGMVPSSMVAQIELERCEDCGICAQRCWVDAISMDEQGVRQVDADRCIGCGVCAIGCEQGALSMVPRPGYADDTPRSGIRLLKRMTDERGMSSRLMKAMLREL, encoded by the coding sequence ATGAGCCCCGGGCGCAACGATCGATTGCTCGAGCATCTGAGCATCGCGCCGGTGCGCTTCGCTGCCTGCGAGGAGATGGACCGCATTCTCGATATCTACCTCGAGCCCGGAGACGCCGAGCTGCTGCTGAGCCTGGGGCACATGCCGGTGCTCCACGGCGCGCGCTCGATCGCCCGCCGGGCGGGAGTCGAGGTCGAGCACGCTACGCAACGTTTGGCCCAGCTGGCGGAGCGCGGGGTGATCGCGCGCGCGCGGCTGCTGGGTCGCAATCTGTACGCGCTGCTGCCCTTGATGCCCGGATTTTTCGAGTTCACATTTATGAAGGACGACAACTATCCGCCCGAGGTCAAGCGCGAGCTGCAGCAACTGTGGTCGCGCTACAAACGCGAGCACCTCACGCCGGAGTTGATCGGCCAGGCCACGCTGCCCCAACGCGTGGTGCCGGTCCAGCAATCCATCGCCCCGCAACAAAAGATTCTCACCCGCGACCACGTCGAGCGCATCGTGGAGGGCGCCTGGAAAATCTCATTGGGCAACTGCGCCTGTCGCGTCGCCGAGCACAACTGCGAGATGCCGATTGAGACCTGCCTGTCGATCAACTCCTTTGCCGTGCTGATGATCCAGAACGGCTTTGCGCGACAGATCTCCGCAGGCCAGGCGCGCGAGGTGCTGCACCAGGCGGCGCAGGCCGGGTTGGTGCACGCCGCGCTGAACTGCGACAGCCACAGCCTGATTCTCTGCAACTGCTGCGGCTGCTGCTGCGTGACGCTCGGGGCGCTGGCGAAGATGGGTCGCGAACGCGGTATGGTGCCCTCGAGTATGGTGGCGCAGATCGAGTTGGAACGCTGCGAGGATTGCGGCATTTGCGCACAGCGTTGTTGGGTCGATGCGATCAGCATGGACGAGCAGGGAGTGCGACAGGTCGATGCGGATCGCTGCATTGGCTGCGGAGTTTGCGCCATTGGTTGCGAGCAGGGCGCATTGAGCATGGTCCCGCGACCGGGCTATGCCGATGACACGCCGCGCAGCGGAATCCGGCTTTTAAAACGCATGACCGACGAGCGCGGGATGAGCTCGCGACTGATGAAAGCCATGCTGCGCGAACTTTAG
- the hypB gene encoding hydrogenase nickel incorporation protein HypB: protein MTVKVIDLREPILKQNVADAQQLAARFARSGVFVLNLMSSPGAGKTSLVVQTLKRLPAQIRTAVIEGDVTSKIDAERVEAAGGRALQINTHGACHLDAAMLGRAVDQLELDELDLLIVENVGNLVCPAEFQLGENCRGMVLSVAEGHDKPLKYPLMFTQTEVLALNKIDLLPYTDFDVSACREAVLALNPKMEIFELSCRKQQGLELWIEWLTQRIKSAS, encoded by the coding sequence GTGACGGTAAAAGTAATCGATTTGCGTGAGCCGATCCTCAAGCAGAACGTCGCGGACGCGCAGCAGCTCGCCGCGCGCTTCGCCCGGTCCGGAGTCTTCGTGCTCAACCTGATGTCCTCGCCCGGTGCGGGCAAGACCAGCCTGGTGGTCCAGACGCTCAAGCGCCTGCCCGCGCAGATCCGCACCGCGGTGATCGAGGGCGACGTCACCTCGAAGATCGACGCCGAACGCGTAGAGGCCGCCGGCGGACGAGCGCTGCAAATCAACACCCACGGCGCGTGCCACCTCGACGCCGCGATGCTCGGTCGTGCGGTGGACCAACTCGAATTGGACGAGCTTGACCTGCTGATCGTCGAGAACGTGGGCAACCTGGTCTGTCCCGCCGAGTTCCAACTTGGCGAGAACTGCCGCGGCATGGTGCTCTCCGTGGCCGAGGGACACGACAAGCCGCTGAAGTATCCGCTGATGTTCACCCAGACCGAAGTGCTGGCACTGAACAAAATCGACCTGCTGCCCTACACCGACTTCGACGTGAGCGCCTGCCGCGAGGCGGTGCTCGCGCTCAATCCCAAGATGGAGATTTTCGAGCTGAGCTGCCGCAAGCAGCAGGGGCTCGAACTCTGGATCGAGTGGTTGACGCAGCGCATCAAGAGCGCGTCATGA